In Rariglobus hedericola, the following proteins share a genomic window:
- a CDS encoding DUF58 domain-containing protein, producing the protein MALINRASSGVAPVPPVSPHLMRRIGYAPPPMQPLDMAELAALGTLPLRARRLADALGIGGHTSRRKGSSIEFADYRDYQMGDDLRRVDWRLFARTDRLHIREAHEETPLRVVLLLDVSPSMAYASRKGALSKLDYARALLGALALLVRRQRDACGAGLISDDLGTWLPPSRSPARLRAIWGLLDKPAPGTETSLAHALHTVLEVAPRRCLFIVASDFYEDPTALTPVIQRLRHEHHDMLALQIADPAEVDFNFQDPGVFFDIETGSELLLDPAAAARDYRAKFSAHRTAVSSTARDYGCDALELRTDEPPLDALRACLARRNGQR; encoded by the coding sequence ATGGCCTTGATCAACCGAGCCTCCTCCGGCGTCGCACCCGTGCCGCCCGTGTCTCCGCACCTCATGCGGCGCATCGGCTACGCACCGCCGCCGATGCAACCGCTCGACATGGCCGAACTCGCCGCGCTCGGCACGTTGCCGCTGCGCGCCCGCCGACTCGCCGACGCCCTCGGCATCGGCGGACACACCAGCCGCCGCAAGGGCTCCAGCATCGAGTTCGCCGACTACCGCGACTACCAGATGGGCGACGATCTTCGCCGCGTGGACTGGCGGCTCTTCGCGCGCACCGACCGCCTCCACATCCGCGAGGCCCACGAGGAAACTCCCCTCCGCGTCGTGCTGCTCCTCGATGTTTCGCCGTCGATGGCCTACGCCAGCCGCAAGGGCGCTCTCAGCAAACTCGACTACGCCCGCGCCTTGCTCGGCGCACTCGCGTTACTCGTCCGCCGTCAGCGTGATGCCTGCGGCGCCGGCCTCATCTCCGACGATCTCGGCACGTGGCTGCCGCCATCCCGTTCGCCCGCACGCCTCCGCGCCATCTGGGGCCTGCTCGACAAGCCCGCGCCCGGCACCGAAACCTCGCTCGCCCACGCCTTGCACACCGTGCTCGAAGTCGCGCCGCGCCGCTGCCTCTTCATCGTCGCCAGCGATTTCTACGAAGATCCCACCGCGCTCACTCCGGTCATCCAGCGCCTGCGCCACGAGCATCACGACATGCTCGCCCTGCAAATCGCCGATCCCGCCGAAGTGGATTTCAACTTCCAAGACCCCGGCGTGTTCTTCGACATCGAAACCGGCTCCGAACTTCTGCTCGATCCCGCCGCCGCCGCCCGCGATTACCGCGCGAAATTCTCCGCCCACCGCACCGCCGTTTCCTCCACCGCCCGCGACTACGGTTGCGACGCCCTCGAGCTGCGCACCGACGAACCTCCGCTCGACGCCCTCCGCGCCTGCCTCGCCCGCCGCAACGGCCAACGCTGA
- a CDS encoding BatA domain-containing protein, whose amino-acid sequence MNWLSPNFLLAAAAIALPLVLHLLRRRVTRTVPFPALRFLKTNHPRDRRQNFYRRLVLTLRCLVLALLAAAFARPFFGQPASTSARATVVVIDNSFSLQAPDRWPQLKDWARRELGNASAGDTVGLLLMNPRPSWLVPPTRDTAAALAALNDLQPGWETTRAEPALRLAADTLAASAARTRKLIYLGDHQTLGWAGTDFARHLPAGVSAVFPEKPSAPTKQQTALLSPALSPSGDTLTATVVVRHFGPAARTNLRIFAGDTKNPLHIETLDLAADETRTVRVTLPAAAVLSTAWIRFSLDTDDLPADDTVWALAPSSASAKRLVLIDPAPAGAEADYVATACNTLATLPPELRVSPIPNVAWPARAAAVLRNNTSFTGDAATRLDAFLAAGGSALIFLDGGADQFTWLARHGITPVARPAADARVRDWAVDHPLVAPLAAANLRSLVGWSFKRGWSLPADSVEPLASWSDGAPALGELRLGSGRVLIAGFTADRRDGEWPLAPAFVPFLHRAVLHLLETGAIAVNAAVVGQPLTLPDGEPGSWRALAGPAIDQPPATAGGALTPRAPGVYEWTRGRERTLYAINVPPEESDLAAWSEGTPWTQLESTERVAPSAAVERLQLADQDAEQQSPLWWWCFAAMAVFALAELTFANRTTR is encoded by the coding sequence ATGAACTGGCTCAGCCCCAACTTCCTCCTCGCCGCCGCCGCGATCGCCCTGCCGCTCGTCCTTCACCTGCTGCGCCGCCGCGTCACCCGCACCGTGCCGTTTCCCGCGTTGCGTTTCTTGAAAACCAACCATCCCCGCGACCGCCGTCAGAATTTCTACCGCCGCCTTGTCCTCACGTTGCGCTGCCTCGTGCTCGCGTTGCTCGCCGCCGCCTTCGCCCGTCCGTTTTTCGGACAACCCGCCTCCACCTCCGCCCGCGCCACCGTCGTCGTCATCGACAACTCTTTCAGCCTCCAAGCACCCGACCGCTGGCCGCAGCTGAAAGACTGGGCCCGCCGCGAACTCGGCAATGCGTCCGCCGGCGACACCGTCGGCCTGCTTCTCATGAACCCGCGTCCGTCGTGGCTCGTGCCGCCCACCCGCGACACCGCCGCCGCCCTCGCCGCGCTCAACGATCTCCAACCCGGCTGGGAAACCACCCGCGCCGAACCCGCCTTGCGTCTCGCCGCCGACACCCTCGCCGCCTCCGCCGCCCGCACCCGTAAACTCATCTACCTCGGCGACCACCAGACGCTCGGCTGGGCCGGCACCGATTTCGCCCGCCACCTGCCCGCCGGCGTCTCCGCCGTCTTCCCTGAGAAACCCTCAGCACCGACCAAACAGCAAACCGCCCTACTTTCGCCCGCGCTCAGTCCGTCCGGCGACACGCTCACCGCCACCGTCGTCGTCCGCCACTTCGGCCCCGCCGCCCGCACCAACCTCCGCATCTTCGCCGGCGACACGAAGAACCCCCTTCACATCGAGACGCTCGATCTCGCCGCCGACGAAACCCGCACGGTCCGAGTCACGTTGCCCGCCGCCGCCGTGTTATCCACCGCGTGGATACGTTTCTCACTCGATACCGACGACCTTCCCGCCGACGACACCGTCTGGGCCCTCGCGCCATCCTCCGCCAGCGCCAAACGTCTCGTGCTGATTGATCCCGCACCCGCCGGTGCCGAAGCCGACTACGTTGCCACCGCCTGCAACACCCTCGCCACGCTCCCGCCCGAATTGCGCGTCTCGCCGATTCCCAATGTCGCCTGGCCCGCCCGCGCCGCCGCCGTCCTGCGCAACAACACTTCTTTCACCGGCGACGCCGCCACCCGCCTCGACGCGTTTCTCGCCGCCGGCGGTTCCGCGCTCATCTTCCTCGACGGCGGCGCCGACCAATTCACCTGGCTCGCCCGCCACGGCATCACGCCCGTCGCCCGCCCCGCCGCCGATGCCCGCGTGCGCGACTGGGCCGTCGATCATCCACTCGTCGCCCCGCTCGCCGCCGCCAACCTCCGCAGCCTTGTCGGCTGGTCGTTCAAACGCGGCTGGTCCCTCCCCGCCGACTCCGTCGAACCGCTCGCCTCGTGGTCTGACGGCGCTCCCGCCCTCGGCGAACTCCGCCTAGGCTCCGGTCGCGTGTTGATCGCCGGCTTCACCGCCGACCGCCGCGACGGCGAATGGCCGCTCGCCCCCGCCTTCGTTCCGTTCCTACACCGCGCCGTTCTGCACCTCCTCGAAACCGGCGCCATCGCCGTCAACGCCGCTGTCGTCGGCCAGCCGCTCACCCTGCCTGACGGCGAACCCGGCTCTTGGCGCGCCCTCGCCGGTCCTGCCATCGACCAGCCTCCCGCTACCGCCGGCGGCGCTCTAACGCCCCGCGCCCCGGGCGTTTACGAATGGACCCGCGGACGCGAGCGCACGCTCTACGCCATCAACGTCCCGCCCGAGGAAAGCGACCTCGCCGCCTGGTCCGAAGGCACGCCGTGGACCCAACTCGAATCCACCGAACGCGTCGCCCCTTCCGCCGCCGTCGAACGCCTCCAACTCGCCGACCAAGACGCCGAACAACAAAGCCCGCTCTGGTGGTGGTGCTTCGCCGCCATGGCCGTCTTCGCCCTCGCCGAACTCACCTTCGCCAACCGCACCACCCGATGA